A part of Fimbriiglobus ruber genomic DNA contains:
- the istB gene encoding IS21-like element helper ATPase IstB produces the protein MTDANALLVTANLKTLKLPALRAEWDQLAREAAAANEPYDAYLVRLTEVEVTARAANAVAARIRAAGFPVVKDRDTFDFTACPSVPKHKILELARGAGVDQQTNLCLIGGSGTGKTHLATALGLALGRAGQRVRFVTAAGLVTQLEKAQQEHRLDRMRATLDRLDLLIVDERGYLSFSRAGAELLFQVFADRYERRSLLVTRNLPFGEWGQVFQGERMTAALLDRLTHQCDIFEMSGESYRFRESMKAKAGKDPKKGK, from the coding sequence ATGACCGACGCGAACGCCCTGCTGGTGACGGCCAACCTCAAGACGCTCAAACTTCCGGCCCTGCGGGCCGAGTGGGACCAGCTGGCCCGTGAGGCGGCGGCCGCCAACGAGCCGTATGACGCGTACCTGGTCCGCCTGACCGAGGTCGAGGTGACGGCCCGGGCGGCCAACGCCGTCGCCGCCCGCATCCGGGCGGCCGGGTTCCCGGTGGTCAAGGATCGGGACACGTTCGACTTCACCGCGTGCCCGTCCGTCCCCAAGCACAAGATCCTCGAACTCGCCCGCGGGGCCGGGGTCGACCAACAGACCAACCTGTGTCTGATCGGGGGGAGCGGAACCGGGAAGACGCACCTGGCGACGGCCCTCGGACTGGCCCTCGGCCGGGCCGGCCAGCGGGTCCGGTTCGTGACCGCGGCCGGACTCGTCACCCAGTTGGAGAAGGCCCAGCAGGAACACCGGCTGGACCGGATGCGGGCCACCCTCGACCGCCTCGACCTGCTGATCGTGGACGAACGCGGGTACCTGTCGTTCAGCCGGGCCGGGGCCGAGTTGCTGTTCCAGGTATTCGCCGACCGGTACGAGCGACGGAGCCTGTTGGTCACCCGCAACCTGCCGTTCGGCGAGTGGGGCCAAGTGTTCCAGGGCGAGCGGATGACGGCCGCCCTGCTCGACCGGTTGACCCACCAATGCGACATCTTTGAGATGTCGGGCGAAAGTTACCGCTTCCGCGAGTCGATGAAAGCCAAAGCGGGCAAGGACCCGAAGAAGGGGAAATAA